A window of the Calditrichia bacterium genome harbors these coding sequences:
- a CDS encoding sodium/solute symporter (Members of the Solute:Sodium Symporter (SSS), TC 2.A.21 as described in tcdb.org, catalyze solute:Na+ symport. Known solutes for members of the family include sugars, amino acids, nucleosides, inositols, vitamins, urea or anions, depending on the system.), giving the protein MTQTDTIVIILYLVITLLVGLLASRKNRKTDSTEFFLASRSLGWFAIGVSIFATNISSEHFVGLAGSGANRGLAAANFELFAIPFLLLVGWVLAPIFIKSKVFTVPEFLGNRFNPAIQMTISGLSIVIYLFTKIFLSLYASGILFHEFLGWDVYRSGMVLIAITGLYTIIGGMRAVVHTAIFQGILLIVGALLVTFYSLDAIGGISRLPSHLPESYFSIFLPLDDPDFPWAGMVFGAPILAIWYWCADQYILQHVLAAKDVCAARSGTLLTGFLKLLPMFILILPGMVAVALFPGINGDNALPNLFAGSLLPVGIKGLALAGVLAALMSSLSAAFISSSTLFTMDFYRHFNPKANSEKLALVGRLATMFIVFLAVLWAPLMRLIDSRVYVHLQSFQAYVAPPIAAIVIMAIFGKNLTVRGALYALLTGELLGFARLISEINNWAVTFAFHPLIEQLLIMNFLYYAIFLFFITIATGWCVSFLQHSAYTGVMSRYMVRPANILGIIKRSPKQAGTLDTGSFFDLAVTGTLIIVLIGIWGILQ; this is encoded by the coding sequence ATGACCCAAACTGATACAATCGTAATTATCCTTTATTTAGTGATCACACTGTTGGTTGGTTTGCTTGCTTCCCGCAAAAATCGCAAAACCGATTCAACGGAATTCTTTTTGGCGAGCCGCAGTTTGGGGTGGTTCGCTATTGGTGTTTCTATTTTCGCAACGAATATCTCCAGCGAGCACTTTGTCGGGTTAGCCGGTTCCGGCGCAAACCGGGGATTGGCCGCTGCAAATTTTGAATTGTTTGCCATTCCGTTTTTGCTGCTGGTCGGCTGGGTGTTGGCACCGATTTTCATCAAATCAAAAGTGTTCACCGTGCCGGAGTTTTTGGGGAATCGGTTTAACCCGGCAATTCAAATGACCATCAGTGGATTATCTATCGTCATTTATTTGTTCACCAAAATTTTTCTCAGTTTATATGCATCCGGAATTTTGTTTCATGAATTTTTGGGGTGGGATGTTTATCGCTCCGGAATGGTTTTGATTGCAATTACAGGGCTTTACACGATCATCGGCGGGATGCGGGCGGTTGTGCACACCGCAATTTTTCAGGGTATTTTGTTGATTGTCGGCGCATTGCTGGTGACATTTTACAGCCTGGATGCCATCGGCGGCATCAGCCGTTTGCCCAGTCATCTGCCGGAATCGTATTTCTCGATATTTTTGCCGTTGGACGATCCGGATTTTCCGTGGGCAGGAATGGTGTTTGGCGCCCCGATTTTGGCGATTTGGTATTGGTGTGCGGATCAATATATTTTGCAACACGTTCTCGCCGCTAAAGATGTTTGCGCTGCCCGCAGTGGTACGCTGCTCACCGGATTCCTCAAATTACTCCCGATGTTCATTTTGATTTTACCCGGAATGGTTGCCGTTGCGCTGTTCCCGGGAATTAATGGCGACAACGCCTTGCCCAATTTATTTGCCGGTTCCTTACTACCGGTGGGGATTAAAGGGTTGGCGTTAGCAGGGGTTTTAGCTGCGCTAATGTCCTCGTTATCTGCCGCTTTTATCAGCAGTTCTACATTATTTACGATGGACTTTTATCGCCATTTCAACCCAAAAGCCAACAGCGAAAAACTAGCGCTGGTGGGTCGGCTGGCGACAATGTTTATTGTCTTTCTGGCGGTTTTGTGGGCGCCGCTGATGCGCCTGATCGACTCCCGCGTATATGTTCATCTCCAAAGTTTTCAGGCTTACGTGGCGCCGCCGATTGCCGCAATTGTGATTATGGCAATTTTCGGAAAAAATCTCACCGTTCGCGGCGCGCTTTATGCGTTGCTCACCGGGGAGTTGCTCGGTTTTGCCCGGCTGATTTCCGAAATCAATAACTGGGCTGTAACTTTTGCATTCCACCCGTTGATCGAACAACTGTTGATAATGAATTTCCTTTATTACGCTATCTTCCTGTTTTTTATAACGATAGCGACAGGCTGGTGCGTCAGTTTCTTGCAGCATTCGGCATATACCGGCGTGATGAGCCGCTATATGGTTCGCCCGGCAAATATTCTGGGCATCATCAAAAGATCTCCAAAACAGGCCGGAACACTGGATACCGGATCGTTTTTCGATTTGGCAGTTACGGGCACATTGATCATTGTTTTGATCGGCATTTGGGGGATTTTGCAATGA
- a CDS encoding histidine kinase, with amino-acid sequence MANLTATSLELLLETTSISSGRQTIDTNDIIQAFNVILSQQKLEQHVQEVCILVKYQDRIIAIDSGVELFNFFYSHKINENADISQYQSAIDIYQNQLQEIMQRDEMIHSITENSKIFHVFVPFVPKGEYVGAVYVKNQPDFSFITREIIASYDETAIIFALLIILGLLAMFYISSYTVRERDEAQQQLFEERETHLREKVERQKEELFTKRIYHTHHKAEKVMGFIKEDLRKLSAENIESVKQRVTRYANFISRVIYDMKWYDPPIQATRGPIFRTYLNEVIEFIVLNIFLRTSQHVNYRFNLKLDPDFPPVQINEFVIWEILEPLLQNCIEHGGKENLVVSIISRQLPEKNCCEIIIADNGRGFSPQLLEISEKGVKKLFLENISTKGSENSGYGCYLAYEISKKRCGWDLDAENLPEGGCKFTLTIPMPR; translated from the coding sequence ATGGCTAACCTCACCGCAACATCACTGGAATTATTGCTGGAAACCACATCGATTTCGAGCGGACGCCAAACGATCGACACAAATGATATTATTCAGGCATTTAACGTCATTCTCAGTCAGCAAAAGCTGGAGCAGCATGTTCAGGAAGTTTGCATTCTGGTTAAATATCAGGATCGAATTATTGCCATAGATTCAGGTGTTGAGCTGTTCAATTTTTTTTACAGCCATAAAATCAACGAAAACGCAGATATTTCGCAATATCAATCGGCAATTGATATTTACCAAAACCAGCTGCAGGAAATTATGCAGCGCGACGAAATGATTCACAGCATCACCGAAAACAGCAAAATTTTTCACGTGTTCGTGCCGTTTGTTCCGAAGGGGGAATATGTCGGCGCGGTTTATGTGAAAAATCAGCCGGATTTTTCGTTCATAACTCGCGAAATTATAGCCAGTTACGACGAAACAGCAATCATTTTTGCATTGCTGATCATCCTCGGATTACTGGCCATGTTTTATATTTCCTCATACACCGTTCGGGAACGGGACGAGGCGCAACAACAGCTTTTTGAAGAACGCGAAACCCATTTGAGGGAAAAAGTGGAGCGTCAAAAAGAAGAATTGTTCACCAAACGAATTTACCACACCCACCACAAAGCCGAAAAAGTGATGGGCTTTATCAAAGAAGATTTGCGGAAACTTTCCGCAGAAAATATTGAATCAGTAAAACAACGGGTGACCCGATACGCCAATTTTATTTCGCGGGTGATTTACGATATGAAATGGTATGATCCGCCCATTCAGGCAACGCGCGGACCGATTTTTCGCACATATTTGAACGAAGTGATCGAATTTATTGTACTCAACATTTTTTTGCGGACATCGCAGCATGTCAATTATCGCTTTAACCTGAAGCTCGATCCGGATTTCCCGCCGGTGCAGATCAACGAATTTGTTATTTGGGAAATTCTGGAGCCGTTGCTGCAAAACTGCATCGAGCACGGCGGAAAAGAGAATCTGGTTGTCAGCATCATTTCCCGGCAACTGCCGGAAAAAAATTGTTGCGAAATTATCATTGCAGATAACGGACGCGGATTCAGTCCGCAATTGCTGGAAATTTCTGAAAAAGGGGTCAAAAAATTGTTTTTGGAGAACATTTCGACGAAAGGCAGTGAGAATTCCGGATATGGGTGTTATCTTGCCTATGAAATTTCCAAAAAGCGTTGCGGCTGGGATCTCGATGCGGAAAATTTACCGGAAGGCGGTTGCAAATTTACCCTCACCATTCCGATGCCCCGTTGA
- a CDS encoding SGNH/GDSL hydrolase family protein yields the protein MPNNRKTTYFKIGLMLLPFLALIGLEFVLWLFNAFPEPPLMVETIKNGRPVLQLNPYVATRYFPPESPALPTLYPESFAKEKSPDTFRIFCLGGSSTAGFPFDYQVPFPKQLSFMLSESQPDKNIEVINLGLSAINSFSVLDLLPEVLAAQPDLILIYMGHNEFYGVYGSASAFSIGQNGGWIRFYLKLQKFRITRMLKSLIQQFAPAAKNPGNDESLMSAVIGDRAIPYNSEKYRQTLSNFSDNLNLILAQCQSQNVPVILGDLISNEKDLPPFGSAHKVDFDHSHSSKFDAAVATAELRMTEGDLIAAKNEINDAIKMDSTFAKSQYLGGKIYLQLDDSVLAAGMFRSAKDLDVIRFRASSDVNRIIRETGKRTNIPIAEVGEIFDQHSPDGIIGAELVCDHLHPNPNGYFLMAKAFFQKISEQFPEFAADSAILAHPLPYFVTGLDWEIGLLKIHKMTRRCAFPKTTGRI from the coding sequence ATGCCGAACAACCGCAAAACAACCTATTTTAAAATCGGACTGATGCTGCTGCCGTTTTTGGCGCTGATTGGGCTGGAGTTTGTTTTGTGGTTGTTCAACGCATTTCCGGAGCCGCCGTTGATGGTTGAAACCATCAAAAACGGGCGTCCGGTGCTTCAACTCAATCCGTATGTGGCAACGCGATATTTCCCACCGGAAAGTCCGGCGCTGCCTACTCTTTATCCCGAATCATTTGCCAAAGAAAAATCACCGGACACGTTCCGGATTTTTTGTTTGGGCGGTTCCAGCACTGCCGGATTTCCATTCGATTATCAGGTGCCCTTTCCCAAACAACTTTCATTCATGCTTTCCGAATCGCAACCTGATAAAAATATTGAAGTTATCAATCTGGGATTATCAGCGATTAACAGCTTTTCGGTGCTGGATTTATTGCCCGAAGTGCTCGCCGCACAGCCGGATTTAATTTTGATTTACATGGGTCACAACGAATTTTATGGCGTTTACGGCAGCGCGTCCGCGTTTTCAATCGGGCAAAATGGCGGCTGGATTCGCTTTTATTTGAAATTACAGAAATTTCGGATTACCCGGATGCTCAAATCGTTGATCCAGCAATTTGCGCCCGCAGCAAAAAATCCCGGAAACGATGAAAGCTTGATGAGCGCGGTGATCGGCGATCGGGCAATTCCGTATAATTCAGAAAAATATCGCCAAACGCTGAGCAATTTTAGCGACAACCTGAACCTGATTTTAGCGCAATGCCAAAGCCAAAATGTGCCGGTCATTTTGGGCGATTTGATCTCAAATGAAAAAGATTTGCCACCATTCGGCAGCGCTCATAAAGTGGATTTCGATCATTCACACTCATCCAAATTTGATGCAGCTGTAGCCACAGCAGAATTACGGATGACCGAAGGTGATTTAATTGCTGCAAAAAACGAGATAAACGATGCAATAAAAATGGATAGCACATTCGCAAAATCCCAATATCTCGGCGGCAAAATTTATTTGCAACTCGACGACAGCGTTTTGGCAGCCGGAATGTTTCGGAGTGCGAAAGATTTGGATGTGATTCGTTTTCGGGCCAGTTCGGATGTCAACCGTATAATCCGGGAAACCGGTAAACGCACAAACATCCCCATTGCTGAGGTTGGCGAAATTTTTGATCAACATTCACCGGACGGGATAATCGGTGCGGAGCTGGTTTGCGATCATTTGCACCCTAACCCAAACGGCTATTTTTTGATGGCGAAAGCATTTTTTCAAAAAATCAGCGAGCAGTTTCCCGAATTTGCGGCAGATTCGGCAATTTTGGCTCATCCCCTTCCCTATTTTGTTACCGGTCTGGATTGGGAAATTGGGCTGCTGAAAATTCATAAAATGACCCGCCGCTGCGCCTTTCCCAAAACAACCGGACGGATTTGA
- the paaZ gene encoding phenylacetic acid degradation bifunctional protein PaaZ has product MKIKSYVAGQWVLGSGDFRDFHHAVTGEKIAEVSSSGIDFKTVHEFGRKTGGAMLRKMSFHERGRMLKALAMHLHEKRKQFYPISYMSGATKKDTWVDIDGGIGTLFVFASKGRRELPDEPFFVDGNMEMLSKNGTFVGRHICVPLEGTAIHINAFNFPCWGMLEKLAPTLLAGMPAIIKPASQTCYITEAVVKEIIDSKILPEGALQLVCGGVGDLLDHVDCQDVVTLTGSATTGLKLRTLPSIVQNSVRFNMEADSLNCCILGSDATPGTAEFDLFINEIVNEMTTKTGQRCTAIRRTIVPRNCTAAVLDALRQRLDEMKIGDPAIEGVKVGPLVSRSQVDEVRKVLAQLKNDAEIAYGGDESFEIVGGDSQKGAFFPNTVLYCDQPLRNTAPHNLEAFGPVTTVMPYDSIDEAVELAKMGKGSLVGSVFTGSDAIAREVVLGTAAYHGRVHIVNQFCAKEQTGHGSPLPHMVHGGPGRAGGGEELGGIRSVMHYMQRTAIQGHPTTLTHITREWMAGAAQPEDRIHPFRKYFEEIEVGDTLTTHRRTIAEADIVNFAGISGDYFYAHTDAIAAEKHHIFKKRVAHGYFVVSAAAGLFVYPGEGPVLANYGLENLRFIEPVYIGDTIHLTLTCKRKTAKEQREDEPLNGVVEWHVDVYNQESVVVATYDILTLVAMKNQPKTGDK; this is encoded by the coding sequence ATGAAAATAAAAAGCTATGTGGCAGGTCAATGGGTTCTGGGCAGCGGCGATTTTCGCGATTTTCACCATGCGGTAACCGGTGAAAAAATTGCCGAAGTGAGCAGCAGCGGCATCGATTTCAAAACGGTTCACGAATTTGGGCGGAAAACCGGCGGCGCGATGCTTCGAAAAATGAGTTTTCACGAACGCGGCCGAATGTTGAAAGCGTTGGCGATGCACCTGCACGAAAAACGAAAACAATTTTACCCGATTTCGTACATGAGCGGCGCCACCAAAAAAGATACCTGGGTGGATATCGACGGCGGTATTGGCACGCTGTTCGTTTTCGCCAGCAAAGGTCGACGCGAATTGCCCGACGAGCCCTTTTTTGTCGACGGCAATATGGAGATGTTGTCCAAAAACGGCACTTTTGTGGGACGCCATATTTGCGTGCCGTTGGAGGGCACGGCGATTCACATCAACGCATTCAATTTTCCCTGTTGGGGAATGCTGGAAAAACTGGCGCCAACCCTGCTCGCCGGAATGCCGGCAATAATCAAACCGGCCTCCCAAACTTGTTACATCACCGAAGCTGTTGTAAAAGAAATTATCGATTCCAAAATATTGCCGGAAGGCGCGCTTCAGCTCGTTTGTGGCGGTGTCGGGGATTTGCTGGATCATGTGGATTGCCAGGATGTGGTAACGCTTACCGGCTCTGCAACAACCGGTTTGAAACTGCGCACGCTGCCATCGATAGTGCAAAACTCTGTGCGGTTTAATATGGAAGCAGATTCGTTGAATTGCTGTATTTTAGGCAGTGACGCCACACCCGGAACAGCGGAATTTGACCTGTTTATCAATGAAATTGTCAACGAAATGACCACCAAAACCGGGCAGCGCTGCACCGCCATACGCCGGACAATTGTCCCACGCAATTGCACCGCAGCAGTGCTCGACGCGCTTCGTCAACGGCTGGATGAAATGAAAATCGGTGATCCCGCAATTGAAGGCGTAAAGGTTGGCCCGCTGGTCAGCCGCTCGCAGGTGGATGAGGTTCGCAAAGTTTTGGCGCAGCTCAAAAATGATGCTGAAATCGCTTACGGCGGTGATGAGTCCTTCGAAATTGTTGGCGGTGACTCCCAAAAAGGTGCGTTTTTCCCCAACACGGTGCTGTATTGCGATCAGCCGTTGCGCAACACTGCGCCGCACAATCTGGAAGCTTTTGGCCCGGTAACCACCGTTATGCCATACGATTCCATTGATGAAGCTGTTGAACTGGCAAAAATGGGAAAAGGCAGCCTGGTGGGATCAGTTTTTACCGGAAGTGACGCCATTGCGCGAGAAGTGGTTTTGGGTACTGCTGCGTATCACGGACGGGTTCACATTGTCAATCAGTTTTGCGCGAAAGAGCAAACCGGTCACGGCTCGCCATTACCGCACATGGTTCACGGCGGACCGGGACGCGCCGGCGGCGGGGAAGAGCTCGGCGGCATTCGCAGCGTGATGCATTATATGCAACGAACCGCCATTCAGGGACATCCGACAACGTTAACGCACATCACCCGTGAATGGATGGCCGGCGCTGCCCAACCGGAAGATCGCATTCACCCATTCCGCAAATATTTCGAAGAAATTGAGGTTGGCGACACGCTGACCACCCATCGCCGGACAATTGCAGAAGCGGATATCGTTAATTTTGCCGGCATCAGCGGCGATTATTTTTATGCCCACACCGACGCCATCGCGGCAGAGAAACACCACATCTTCAAAAAACGGGTGGCACACGGATATTTTGTGGTTTCTGCGGCTGCGGGGCTGTTTGTTTATCCGGGCGAGGGTCCGGTGCTGGCCAATTACGGGTTGGAAAATTTGCGATTTATCGAACCGGTTTACATTGGTGATACGATTCATTTAACATTAACCTGCAAACGAAAAACCGCCAAAGAACAGCGCGAAGATGAGCCGCTAAATGGCGTGGTTGAATGGCATGTGGATGTGTATAATCAGGAATCGGTGGTGGTGGCAACTTATGATATTTTAACGCTGGTGGCGATGAAAAACCAACCCAAAACAGGTGACAAATAA
- a CDS encoding cellulase family glycosylhydrolase, with protein sequence MKKALLLLTFLMITVSGSSAFAFLKASGQQIVDANGTPILLRGYGLGGWLVPEGYMLQTPGYGSPTDIYNKIVDVIGEANAATFYAAYRENYVNRKDIEQIADWGFNSIRMPFHYNLFYDIDSDTFLESGFVLLDSLLDRCADNNMVVILDMHCAPGGQNDSNISDSDGTARLWTEASTYQPITVKIWQEIARRYADDPRIGGYDLINEPVLPTGFTNLDLRNLYIEITDSIRVYDQNHLILVEGNWYATNFDQLTPPWDSNMGYSFHKYWSETDQGSISAYTSIRSQHNVPLWMGESGENSNTWFYEAIKLFESNNIGWNWWTHKKLDTITSPFSAKRPDGYQALLNYWSGSGAKPSQSAALSTLMQLAENLKIENCEYRPGVIPALTDPEFGTVSKPFKAHTIPGQIYAVDYDFGIQGIGYVDTEYRNISGSIWNNGYGYRNDGVDIELSQDNLGFDYNVGWMESGERLIYTVEVAASGIYQAHFRVANNGTNGLISIIANNVQLTTPIAVPNTNGWQNWQTMVIDNLELTAGTNKLMILVNRSGLNLNSMTFFLVAAGIDDEKNNTVPEKFNLEQNYPNPFNPATNIHYEIPKSTTVKLTVYNALGQEVEVLKNAVQPAGRYTVSLNADKLQSGVYFYQLQTPEFTQTRKMMLLK encoded by the coding sequence ATGAAAAAAGCATTACTTTTATTGACCTTTTTGATGATTACGGTTTCCGGATCATCTGCATTTGCATTTTTGAAAGCAAGTGGCCAACAGATTGTTGATGCCAATGGCACACCCATTTTGTTACGGGGCTATGGTTTGGGCGGTTGGCTGGTGCCGGAAGGCTATATGCTGCAAACGCCCGGATACGGCTCACCAACGGATATTTACAACAAAATTGTTGATGTGATCGGCGAGGCAAACGCCGCAACTTTTTATGCGGCTTATCGCGAAAATTATGTTAATCGGAAGGATATTGAGCAAATCGCCGATTGGGGATTTAACTCCATCCGAATGCCATTCCACTACAACCTCTTTTATGACATTGATTCAGATACTTTTTTGGAAAGCGGATTTGTGCTGTTGGATTCGCTGCTGGATCGCTGTGCAGATAACAATATGGTTGTTATTTTAGATATGCATTGCGCTCCTGGCGGCCAAAACGATTCAAATATCAGCGACAGTGATGGCACCGCAAGATTGTGGACCGAAGCATCTACCTACCAGCCAATTACCGTAAAAATTTGGCAGGAAATAGCCCGCCGTTATGCTGACGATCCGCGGATTGGTGGCTACGATCTGATCAACGAACCGGTTTTACCGACCGGGTTTACCAATCTGGATTTGCGCAATTTATATATCGAAATTACCGATTCGATCCGTGTTTACGACCAAAATCATCTTATTTTGGTTGAGGGTAACTGGTACGCAACAAATTTCGACCAATTGACCCCGCCGTGGGATTCAAATATGGGCTACAGCTTTCACAAATATTGGAGCGAAACCGATCAGGGTTCGATATCTGCATATACTTCCATTCGATCGCAACACAATGTGCCGCTGTGGATGGGCGAATCAGGAGAGAATTCCAATACATGGTTTTATGAGGCAATCAAGCTGTTCGAAAGCAACAACATCGGCTGGAATTGGTGGACGCACAAAAAACTGGATACGATTACCAGCCCCTTTTCTGCCAAACGCCCTGACGGTTATCAGGCGTTGTTGAATTATTGGAGCGGCAGCGGTGCGAAACCCTCACAAAGTGCTGCGCTTTCAACGCTAATGCAACTGGCTGAAAATTTGAAAATTGAAAATTGCGAGTATCGCCCCGGCGTTATTCCCGCACTCACGGACCCCGAATTTGGAACGGTTTCGAAACCCTTTAAAGCGCACACGATTCCCGGACAAATTTATGCAGTTGATTACGATTTCGGCATCCAGGGCATTGGCTACGTTGATACGGAATATCGCAACATCAGTGGCTCAATCTGGAATAACGGATATGGCTACCGGAACGATGGCGTAGACATTGAACTGTCGCAAGATAACCTCGGTTTTGATTATAACGTCGGCTGGATGGAATCGGGCGAACGGCTTATTTATACGGTTGAGGTTGCTGCAAGCGGCATCTATCAGGCACATTTCAGGGTTGCCAACAACGGTACGAATGGGCTAATCAGCATCATTGCCAATAATGTTCAGTTGACAACGCCAATCGCAGTTCCGAATACAAATGGCTGGCAAAATTGGCAAACGATGGTCATTGATAATCTGGAACTTACCGCCGGCACAAACAAACTGATGATTTTGGTCAACAGAAGCGGATTAAACCTGAATAGCATGACCTTTTTTCTGGTTGCAGCCGGCATCGATGATGAAAAAAATAACACTGTTCCTGAAAAATTCAATCTCGAACAAAATTACCCGAATCCGTTCAACCCGGCAACAAACATTCATTACGAAATTCCGAAATCGACGACGGTTAAGTTGACCGTTTACAACGCTTTGGGTCAGGAAGTTGAAGTATTGAAAAACGCCGTTCAACCGGCTGGCAGATACACAGTTTCGTTGAATGCCGACAAATTGCAAAGCGGTGTTTATTTTTATCAACTGCAAACGCCGGAATTTACCCAAACCCGAAAAATGATGTTGTTGAAATAG
- a CDS encoding extracellular solute-binding protein, with translation MAKTGFGFRWLESDGFPLLNKKREAVEFIKFVLREESQRLLFEQGGYIPISKSVYQDSVYFSEHQDLKYYHQLLKMAFIARFWSTTQKFLTCCPIIFNAQSKMKLALRKHCGWPRAILILKPCG, from the coding sequence ATGGCAAAAACCGGCTTCGGTTTTCGGTGGCTGGAATCTGATGGTTTCCCGCTTCTCAACAAAAAACGCGAAGCTGTTGAATTTATTAAGTTTGTGCTTCGCGAAGAAAGCCAGCGGTTGCTGTTTGAACAGGGCGGATACATTCCCATCAGCAAATCTGTCTATCAGGATTCTGTGTATTTCAGTGAGCATCAGGATCTGAAATACTATCATCAATTGTTAAAAATGGCATTCATCGCCCGTTTTTGGTCAACTACACAAAAATTTCTGACGTGCTGTCCTATTATATTCAACGCGCAATCAAAAATGAAATTAGCGTTGAGGAAGCATTGCGGTTGGCCACGCGCGATATTAATTCTCAAACCATGCGGATAA
- a CDS encoding tetratricopeptide repeat protein, with the protein MNETSAKIANNYINDHKNWARTHFEMAEFYEKKGEISAAINELKTVTVIFPENPEPLAGIARIYKSAENWEKSRRILPKSDGYTAQQWNGALSVGDGKTADE; encoded by the coding sequence TTGAACGAAACTTCCGCGAAGATTGCCAACAATTATATCAACGATCACAAAAATTGGGCGCGCACCCATTTTGAAATGGCAGAATTTTACGAAAAAAAAGGTGAAATTTCTGCCGCGATAAATGAGCTGAAAACAGTGACAGTTATTTTCCCTGAAAACCCCGAGCCGTTGGCGGGCATCGCCCGGATATACAAATCCGCTGAAAACTGGGAAAAAAGCCGCCGAATTCTACCAAAAAGTGACGGTTATACAGCCCAACAATGGAATGGCGCACTATCAGTTGGCGATGGTAAAACGGCAGATGAATGA
- a CDS encoding sigma-54-dependent Fis family transcriptional regulator has product MFTNGIVNILLIEDEEFDVRRVQNTLEPFQKQIIIRDVTSDGHSALELLQKRQHRYDVVIMDFQIAGNLSGENLIRRIKEIDPSIQIIVVTKMTVHITDFEFANRLIEAGAMWYCTKYPGDIESYIYQPTDFILSIFNAYERRRMVKSEQRSRHKLNQNIESILFDKRIIGESEAINWLRGQILQCANSDATVMIRGASGTGKELVAANIHYHSERRYEKFVAINCGSLPHDLIESELFGFERGAFTGAQQEKPGLFEIGNNGTIFLDEIAELPLPAQVKLLRVIQEGELDKIGRTERVKVNVRIIAATNKNLEQEVREKRFREDLYYRLNVISLMLQPLQNRKVDIPLLIKHFLMKNCQEMGRAVPAISEAAMKILTNYGWPGNVRELQNVVQRIIFSNANPVTEMNAKNALGLSLAPETPLNSFAMPDKVLPLRDVEKAFRKEYFQLVRERTQSDADAARLLGLAPPNYHRMCKELGLK; this is encoded by the coding sequence ATGTTTACCAACGGCATTGTAAATATATTGCTGATCGAAGATGAAGAATTTGACGTGCGCCGGGTGCAGAACACGCTGGAGCCGTTTCAGAAACAAATTATTATCCGGGATGTGACATCAGACGGGCATTCTGCATTGGAGTTGCTCCAAAAACGTCAGCATCGCTACGATGTGGTAATTATGGATTTTCAGATTGCCGGAAACCTGAGTGGCGAAAATCTGATTCGCCGAATAAAGGAAATTGACCCGTCGATTCAGATTATCGTTGTGACGAAAATGACCGTGCACATCACCGATTTTGAATTTGCCAACCGGCTTATCGAAGCCGGTGCGATGTGGTACTGCACCAAATATCCCGGCGATATCGAAAGCTATATTTATCAGCCAACCGATTTTATCTTAAGTATCTTTAATGCTTACGAGCGTCGCCGAATGGTGAAATCCGAACAGCGTTCCCGCCACAAATTGAACCAGAATATCGAATCCATTTTATTTGACAAACGCATTATCGGAGAATCCGAGGCTATAAACTGGCTGCGCGGTCAAATTTTGCAATGCGCCAATTCCGATGCAACGGTGATGATTCGCGGGGCATCCGGCACTGGAAAAGAACTGGTCGCGGCAAACATTCACTATCACAGCGAGCGGCGTTACGAAAAATTTGTGGCGATCAACTGCGGCAGTTTGCCGCACGATCTCATCGAAAGCGAATTGTTCGGGTTTGAACGCGGCGCATTTACCGGCGCACAGCAGGAAAAACCGGGTTTATTTGAGATCGGAAACAACGGCACTATTTTTCTGGATGAGATTGCCGAATTGCCATTGCCTGCACAAGTGAAACTATTACGCGTTATACAGGAAGGTGAGCTGGATAAAATCGGTCGGACCGAGCGCGTAAAAGTGAATGTGCGGATTATTGCCGCTACGAATAAAAATCTGGAACAGGAAGTTCGCGAAAAGCGTTTCCGGGAAGATTTGTATTATCGGTTGAACGTGATTTCGCTGATGCTGCAACCGCTCCAAAACCGAAAAGTCGATATCCCGTTGCTGATCAAACATTTTTTGATGAAAAATTGTCAGGAAATGGGTCGCGCCGTTCCGGCAATCAGCGAAGCCGCGATGAAAATTTTGACCAATTACGGCTGGCCGGGAAATGTTCGCGAGTTGCAAAATGTGGTGCAGCGCATCATTTTTTCTAATGCTAATCCCGTTACCGAAATGAATGCCAAAAACGCATTGGGATTATCGCTTGCGCCGGAAACCCCGCTCAATTCGTTTGCGATGCCGGATAAAGTATTGCCGCTCCGCGATGTCGAAAAAGCATTTCGCAAAGAATATTTTCAACTCGTGCGCGAACGGACCCAATCGGATGCGGATGCCGCGCGGCTGTTGGGATTGGCGCCGCCCAATTATCATCGCATGTGCAAAGAGCTCGGACTGAAATAG